One Manduca sexta isolate Smith_Timp_Sample1 chromosome 26, JHU_Msex_v1.0, whole genome shotgun sequence genomic region harbors:
- the LOC115445669 gene encoding probable RNA-binding protein 46 has translation MLEPSKSLTRKLLDLMQDTGYPLVQHNGQRKYGPPPNWTGPPPPKGCEVFIGKLPREVFEDELVPMFSRVGKIYEMRLMMDFSGSNRGYAFVTYSTPMEAYRATKELNGLEIRKGRHIGVVKSVDNCRLFVGNIPKSKTKEEVMEELSNRVAGIVDVILYKNAYDRRLNRGFAFVEFTSHRAAAMARRALVPGCIKLWDQDVMVDWAEPEPDVDDEQMKTVKVLYVRNFLIKTTPECIQSVFEAAINNKIQRVKKIYDYAFIHFHEREHAELAMQKLQNADIDGSNIEIRWAKPVVRELYRIQKLSRGNAKFNNLDFSQTLLLYKQHLERKEYVNSRKEDEGIGSACAGSVCDSTDVKPFTYDPKQNQYPMAPAKLDSMCKRYMWAPPIYEYQKNLDASGNEIWTGKVELPYVGLPLLTIPRHIGPLMTSACYSMQQAQVEAAESALNYIKMLRTDLIQRSTLTPMQPVYPSMLQPMQSCVSFPYPSVFPSPPPMQVAAPAIWRSV, from the exons ATGCTCGAACCGAGTAAGAGTCTGACGAGGAAACTGCTGGACCTGATGCAGGACACGGGGTACCCGCTGGTGCAACACAATGGGCAGAGGAAGTACGGCCCTCCACCGAATTGGACAGGCCCGCCGCCGCCGAAGGGATGTGAAGTGTTCATAGGAAAGCTTCCACGAGAAGTCTTCGAGGATGAACTCGTGCCAATGTTCTCTCGCGTCGGCAAGATCTACGAAATGCGCCTGATGATGGACTTCTCCGGATCAAACCGTGGTTATGCTTTTGTTACCTACTCTACGCCGATGGAGGCTTACAGAGCAACTAAAGAACTCAATGGCTTGGAAATAAGGAAGGGTAGGCATATTGGGGTCGTCAAATCTGTCGACAATTGCCGACTGTTCGTCGGTAACATTCCTAAGTCTAAAACCAAGGAAGAAGTCATGGAAGAGTTGTCCAACCGCGTAGCTGGTATCGTCGacgtaatattgtataaaaatgctTATGACCGAAGATTGAACAGGGGCTTCGCGTTTGTGGAATTCACTTCCCACCGAGCTGCTGCCATGGCTAGGCGAGCTCTTGTACCTGGCTGCATAAAATTGTGGGATCAAGATGTTATGGTTGACTGGGCAGAGCCAGAACCAGATGTAGACGACGAACAGATGAAAACT GTTAAAGTGCTCTATGTTCGAAACTTCTTAATAAAAACTACGCCAGAATGCATCCAATCTGTATTCGAAGCTgctataaacaacaaaatacagCGCGTGAAAAAGATTTACGATTACGCTTTCATACATTTCCACGAGCGCGAACACGCAGAGCTAGCTATGCAGAAATTGCAAAACGCCGACATAGATGGCAGTAATATTGAAATTCGTTGGGCAAAGCCGGTCGTACGCGAATTGTATAGAATACAAAAGCTGAGCAGAGGCAATGCGAAATTCAACAACCTAGATTTTTCTCAGACCCTATTGCTTTACAAACAGCACCTGGAAAGAAAAGAATACGTGAACTCGCGGAAAGAAGACGAAGGTATTGGGTCTGCTTGTGCAGGATCAGTCTGCGATTCTACTGATGTGAAGCCTTTCACATATGATCCAAAGCAAAATCAATATCCTATGGCTCCGGCTAAGCTGGATTCAATGTGTAAgag ATACATGTGGGCTCCACCAATATATGAATACCAGAAAAATCTGGATGCATCAGGAAATGAAATTTGGACTGGTAAAGTGGAGTTGCCATATGTTGGGCTACCCTTGCTTACTATTCCTAGACACATAGGCCCACTCATGACTTCTGCATGTTACTCAATGCAACAAGCACAAGTGGAAGCGGCAGAGAgtgcattaaattatattaag ATGCTAAGAACAGACCTAATTCAACGCTCAACATTAACACCCATGCAACCAGTATATCCATCCATGCTTCAGCCAATGCAGAGTTGTGTAAGCTTCCCATACCCATCTGTCTTTCCCAGTCCTCCACCAATGCAAGTTGCAGCTCCTGCCATCTGGAGAAGTGTTTGA